The DNA window TAACTGCATCTCTTGCGCCATAAATATCTGTATTCCCTTTACTTTCTAGAAAATCTCTCAAGGTCTTCCAAGCTAACTCATATGTATATTCGAACGCTTGTATTAACCCTTGCTTTTCAAGTTTCGAAAGATTTCTAGTCTCCATTAATTCTAATGCTTCTTTGACTTGAATAAATGCCTTTTTATAGTTGCTAAACCTCTGAATCCAACGGATATCTTTATGCTCCATGGCGCTCTCCCTTCATTGTTCAAAATTATAGCAAAAATTGATTCCACTCTTTTGATTATATTATATCATAGCAAACTGTTTTCACTATAATTTATTCTACATCTTATGCTCGGACTGTTTCTCTGTAGTCTCAATACCAATTTCCTTAAAATCTACCAGTATAATTTTCTCATTATATTTTGCAAAATTAATAACGTCATCTGTAAATCCTGATTTTGAGAAAAATACATAGTGTTTATTTTTATAGCTCAGGGCTTGTGATTTTTCTAATAGCGAGTTAATAACCCCCATATCTAAAAGCTGGTTTCTCCATTTGCATTCACCAAGCAAGGCATTATCCTTAGAAATTGCCAATATCTCTATTTCTTCCTCTCTCTTCATAATAGGATTATTTCCCCACCATTGCCCTATCCTTTCAAAAATAAATGGCAGTTCCATTCTTTTATTCTTATGCTTTAGAAAATCTACACAAATCCTTTTAAAAGTACTTCCTAAGAAATCATTTAATTCAAGTAATATCTTTTTTTCATATACATAGTCAATCATTTCTTGTTCAATAAGTCCTATGTTAGTAAAAATAAATCTATACCAGAATCTAAACAGAGGATTTTTTATGGAGTAAGTAGTTTTCTTGCTGTTTTCCTTTTCCCCTATAGGGATTTGTTTTTCTAAAATCTCCAATTCTATAAGAGATTTTATATAGTTGGAGGACTTTGAGCTATCTTCACCCACTTTTGTAGCTATTTCATTTAACTTAGAGCTTCCCGTAGCAATAGCTTCAATAATCGAGTTATATAGAGCTAGTTCTCTAAGCTCCTGCTTTAATAAAGTAGCTGGTTCTTCGAAAAGGTAGCTTGACTTGTTTAATATTTGATTCTTTATATTTTCTTCAATAGAAAATACATCTTTAAATTTTAATAAATACTGAGGTATTCCCCCTACAATTCCATATGCTGTTACTTTATCTTCTAAGCTATAATTAGGAAAAAACTTTATACTATCAAAAAAATCAAATGGTTCTATTTTCATTTGAGCAGTTCTTCTACCATAGAGAGGGCTCTTATAAGAAAGAATTTCTTTTTCCATAAAGCTCATAGAAGAACCACATACAACTATAAATAGCTTGCTAGCCTTTAATTGATGATCTATTAGATTTTGCATAAGAGAAGGAATAGAAGGATTGGCAGAAACTATATATGGAAATTCATCTATTACTAATATTAGAGGTTCTTTTTCAGCTTTTTGATTAAGGAACAAAAAAGCCTTCTCCCAAGAATCAAATTTTTGAATCCATTCATCCATATGGAAATGTTCTAATATTTTTCTAGAAAACTTTTCAAGTGCCATTTTATCATTATACTCTTCTGCTACAAAAAATATTGCATTTTTGCCTTTACAAAATTCACTTAACAATCTAGTTTTTCCTACTCTCCTTCTTCCGTACATAACCACAAACTGAAATGCATCTTCATTATACAATTTTTCAAGAACATTTAGTTCATATTCTCTACCTACAAACTTCACATTTTCACCTTCTTTTTGCCCTTACATATATTATATCCCAAATAGAATAACTTAATCAAGATTAAGTTATTCTAAATAAACTTAATGATAAGTTCTAAAGTCAATCAAGCTATTCCCTCAATAGAAAAAGAATCAGAAATATTAATTTTCTGATTCTTTTTCTTTTAATTCAATTTTCTATTTCTTTTTTTATTAGTCCTACAATTTGATATCCACATTTCCACCTAAATGTGGATTTATGGACGTCTCCATTGCTTTTGTTGACTGCTGAAGCATATCTGCTAAGTTAGCAGATTGTACATTTGCAGAATCCATTGACAGCTTTAAAACTGCTAAACTAGCCTGTTGTTGTATACTGGATTTACTAATCGCAGTTGACATTGCTGCTACATCCATATTATCAGCTCCTTTGATTGATTTATATAATATTTTATATGGAACTATTTTATTACTGTTCTTCTTTAGTTACTGCAACTTCACCTTGTAATGTATCAACTAAGGTTCTTTCCATATTTAATACACTATTTGAATACATTCCTTCATAATACTTCAAATATTCACCTGATATAATTTCTTTTAGCCATTCTCTATTATCTAAGTACCACTTAATAGTCTTGTCCATACCTTCTTCAAAAGTATAGGATGGACTCCATCCTAATTCCTTAGTTATTTTCGAGTTATCTATGGCATACCTTCTATCATGCCCAGGTCTATCTTTTACGTATTCAATTAAATCATCTGATTTTCCTAAAGCTTTTATAATAAGTTTAACTATTTCAATGTTAGCTTTTTCGTTGTTCCCGCCTATATTATAGACTTCTCCTATCTTGCCTTTATGTAATACTATATCTATGGCCGTACAATGGTCCTTAACATATAACCAATCTCTTACTTGCTTACCATCTCCATATATAGGAAGGTATTTATCCTGCAACGCATTATTTATCATAAGCGGTATTAACTTTTCTGGGAATTGATATGGTCCATAGTTATTAGAACAACGAGTAATATTTACAGGAAGTCCATAAGTTTCACCGTAAGCTCTTACCAACATATCTGCTGAAGCTTTTGAAGCTGAATATGGACTATTAGGTGATATATTTGTTTTCTCAGTAAAATATCCTTCTGTTCCCAGTGTTCCATATACTTCATCAGTAGAAACTTGTATGTATTTAACTTCTTCCTCAAACGTTCTGCTATATTTATCATTAGGTTCTAGCTTCCAATAACTTTTAGCAGTATCTAACAAAGCTTGAGTCCCTAAAACATTAGTTCTTAGAAAAACC is part of the Proteiniborus sp. MB09-C3 genome and encodes:
- a CDS encoding nucleotidyltransferase substrate binding protein, producing the protein MEHKDIRWIQRFSNYKKAFIQVKEALELMETRNLSKLEKQGLIQAFEYTYELAWKTLRDFLESKGNTDIYGARDAVKEAFKLGIIENGEVWMQMIKNRNLTSHTYDENTADGIIMLIEDMYFAEFNRLRIKMEEILEEEDNDI
- a CDS encoding ATP-binding protein, producing the protein MKFVGREYELNVLEKLYNEDAFQFVVMYGRRRVGKTRLLSEFCKGKNAIFFVAEEYNDKMALEKFSRKILEHFHMDEWIQKFDSWEKAFLFLNQKAEKEPLILVIDEFPYIVSANPSIPSLMQNLIDHQLKASKLFIVVCGSSMSFMEKEILSYKSPLYGRRTAQMKIEPFDFFDSIKFFPNYSLEDKVTAYGIVGGIPQYLLKFKDVFSIEENIKNQILNKSSYLFEEPATLLKQELRELALYNSIIEAIATGSSKLNEIATKVGEDSSKSSNYIKSLIELEILEKQIPIGEKENSKKTTYSIKNPLFRFWYRFIFTNIGLIEQEMIDYVYEKKILLELNDFLGSTFKRICVDFLKHKNKRMELPFIFERIGQWWGNNPIMKREEEIEILAISKDNALLGECKWRNQLLDMGVINSLLEKSQALSYKNKHYVFFSKSGFTDDVINFAKYNEKIILVDFKEIGIETTEKQSEHKM
- a CDS encoding YjfB family protein, with the translated sequence MDVAAMSTAISKSSIQQQASLAVLKLSMDSANVQSANLADMLQQSTKAMETSINPHLGGNVDIKL
- the rfbB gene encoding dTDP-glucose 4,6-dehydratase, whose product is MNILVTGGAGFIGSNFIRYMLENYNYKIVNLDLLTYAGNLKNLDDISDDSRYYFIKGDICDRSLLEKIFRKFDINVVINFAAESHVDRSIEEPEVFLRTNVLGTQALLDTAKSYWKLEPNDKYSRTFEEEVKYIQVSTDEVYGTLGTEGYFTEKTNISPNSPYSASKASADMLVRAYGETYGLPVNITRCSNNYGPYQFPEKLIPLMINNALQDKYLPIYGDGKQVRDWLYVKDHCTAIDIVLHKGKIGEVYNIGGNNEKANIEIVKLIIKALGKSDDLIEYVKDRPGHDRRYAIDNSKITKELGWSPSYTFEEGMDKTIKWYLDNREWLKEIISGEYLKYYEGMYSNSVLNMERTLVDTLQGEVAVTKEEQ